In Alteromonas mediterranea DE, a single genomic region encodes these proteins:
- a CDS encoding capsule polysaccharide transporter, translated as MEKSLTQLNALLSKNKALILVLPWVLYALYLVLWAAPQYESHSQLIIKSSDGGSSFDPSSLLMAAGVSGASGGTESQLVEAYIQSADMIKYLDETIGLREHYMSDKADMFSGLSSSHKQEDFYKFYLDHIEVSVDSASSVISLRTRAFDAEYAKIINQAIVDKAEEFINNINNDLAKSKLTFAKGEHEIVEQKLQQAKTEILSFQSKYNVLDPSAEGAAFQQIAFSLQATLAQKKAELSTMSTMMSNVAPEVINIKREIAALQKEVEKQKERISTAEGESEALSVSELMAQYSNLQVQLQLAIQAYSSSLITLENARVEAYQKLQHLVTVESPTLPDDNAYPTVIYNLVLFGVSLLLIYGIVRIVVATIREL; from the coding sequence GTGGAAAAATCTCTTACACAGCTCAATGCCCTTCTTAGCAAGAACAAAGCACTTATCCTTGTACTTCCTTGGGTACTCTATGCATTGTATCTTGTTCTATGGGCGGCGCCTCAATACGAAAGCCATAGCCAACTTATCATTAAATCAAGTGATGGAGGCAGCAGTTTCGACCCGTCGTCCTTGCTAATGGCCGCCGGTGTTTCTGGCGCTTCAGGTGGCACTGAAAGTCAACTTGTCGAAGCCTACATACAGTCTGCGGATATGATTAAGTACCTCGATGAAACCATTGGACTTAGAGAACACTACATGTCTGATAAAGCTGATATGTTTAGTGGCCTTTCGTCTTCGCATAAACAGGAAGATTTTTACAAGTTTTATCTCGACCATATTGAAGTGAGCGTAGATTCCGCGTCGTCTGTAATTAGCTTGCGTACACGGGCTTTCGATGCTGAATATGCAAAAATCATAAACCAAGCGATTGTCGATAAAGCGGAAGAGTTCATCAACAACATCAATAACGATCTCGCTAAGTCAAAATTGACCTTTGCCAAAGGTGAACACGAAATTGTTGAGCAAAAGCTTCAACAGGCTAAGACCGAGATTTTAAGTTTTCAATCTAAATACAATGTACTTGATCCGTCTGCAGAAGGCGCAGCTTTTCAGCAAATCGCATTTTCTCTTCAAGCTACGCTTGCACAGAAAAAGGCCGAGCTAAGTACGATGTCAACCATGATGTCTAACGTGGCCCCTGAAGTGATAAACATCAAACGCGAAATTGCCGCACTTCAAAAAGAAGTAGAAAAGCAAAAAGAGCGAATTAGTACTGCAGAGGGGGAAAGTGAGGCCCTATCAGTAAGCGAATTGATGGCGCAATACAGCAACCTTCAGGTTCAATTACAGCTTGCTATACAAGCCTATTCGTCGTCATTAATCACCTTAGAGAATGCACGAGTAGAGGCGTATCAAAAGCTTCAGCACTTGGTAACGGTGGAGTCACCTACGCTGCCAGACGACAACGCTTATCCCACGGTTATTTATAACCTTGTTTTGTTCGGTGTTTCGCTACTGCTTATTTACGGTATTGTGCGAATTGTGGTTGCCACTATCCGCGAACTTTAG
- a CDS encoding ABC transporter ATP-binding protein has product MIRIENLTKSYPSKMGPQYIFKNLNFDFPTENNVAILGKNGAGKSTLFRMLAKSEYPDRGRVLTNKSMSWPVALQTGVHPQMTGRENTRFVGRINNVASLPEYEEKVQEFAELGKRFDLPVRTYSSGMRAKLVFACCMNINFDIYLIDEATSVGDPLFRKKARLSLKEKSEQAGVIMVSHELDQIREFCTSAVIIDDGNLTYYHDLEEGIDVYTQDADNKKSLK; this is encoded by the coding sequence ATGATTAGAATTGAGAATTTAACCAAGAGCTACCCCAGTAAAATGGGGCCTCAATATATTTTTAAAAATCTAAACTTTGATTTCCCTACGGAAAACAATGTCGCCATTTTAGGTAAGAACGGGGCGGGTAAATCCACCCTTTTCCGCATGCTTGCGAAAAGCGAATACCCCGATAGAGGCCGAGTTTTAACCAACAAATCTATGTCGTGGCCGGTTGCGCTTCAAACTGGCGTACATCCGCAGATGACAGGGCGTGAAAACACCCGCTTTGTTGGCCGAATTAATAATGTGGCTTCACTCCCCGAATATGAAGAAAAAGTGCAGGAGTTTGCAGAGTTAGGCAAACGCTTTGATCTACCTGTGCGCACTTATTCCTCAGGTATGCGCGCAAAACTTGTTTTCGCTTGCTGCATGAATATCAATTTCGATATTTACCTGATAGATGAAGCGACATCCGTTGGTGACCCGCTTTTCAGAAAAAAGGCTCGCTTGTCACTTAAAGAAAAAAGTGAACAGGCTGGGGTTATTATGGTGAGCCACGAACTCGATCAGATACGAGAGTTCTGCACTTCGGCCGTCATCATTGATGATGGCAATCTCACTTATTATCACGATCTCGAAGAAGGCATCGACGTTTACACGCAGGATGCAGACAATAAGAAATCACTCAAATAG
- a CDS encoding ABC transporter permease, producing MVTFKDQLYAWRGVIFALFLRELQSKFNDKFGLGWAFLEPFAFIFALSYLRGLISGDDIHSIPLFLFMMIGMVGLQSLTTCLQSVSTSVRRNKPLYAFRQVQPISAVLTAGFLEFSIKVVVVALLSLALYLMGETFEVNDPLLLISLFLLLWVFSISIGLIFAIAAAFVPEVDKIKSMLTRPLMFISCVFFSLQDLPEEYWPYLTWNPLVHFNELARYACFESYGTKGVSLNFLIEITIVFLFLSLSMYHITWKKVLSR from the coding sequence ATGGTAACCTTTAAAGACCAGCTATATGCATGGAGAGGCGTGATTTTCGCGCTTTTCCTGCGTGAGCTTCAAAGTAAATTCAACGACAAGTTTGGGCTGGGATGGGCTTTTTTAGAGCCTTTTGCCTTCATTTTCGCACTGTCGTATCTTAGAGGATTAATAAGCGGTGATGACATCCACTCCATCCCTCTTTTTCTCTTTATGATGATTGGTATGGTGGGTCTTCAGTCTTTAACTACCTGTCTACAGTCTGTATCGACGTCGGTCCGTCGGAATAAACCTCTTTATGCGTTTAGGCAAGTACAGCCCATATCAGCGGTACTCACTGCCGGCTTTTTAGAGTTTTCAATCAAGGTTGTCGTTGTAGCACTGTTGAGCCTTGCGTTATATCTTATGGGCGAGACCTTTGAAGTTAATGACCCTCTACTTTTAATTTCGTTATTTCTTTTACTTTGGGTATTTTCCATATCTATCGGGCTTATTTTTGCCATTGCAGCAGCGTTTGTACCTGAAGTGGATAAAATTAAATCCATGCTTACAAGACCTTTGATGTTCATATCCTGTGTATTCTTCAGCCTTCAAGATTTACCAGAGGAGTACTGGCCTTATTTGACATGGAACCCGCTGGTCCACTTTAACGAATTGGCCCGTTATGCCTGCTTTGAGTCGTATGGTACTAAGGGCGTGTCGTTAAACTTTCTTATTGAAATTACAATCGTTTTCCTTTTCCTAAGCCTTTCGATGTACCACATCACCTGGAAGAAGGTGTTATCTCGATGA